DNA from Pseudoalteromonas sp. MEBiC 03607:
TTATCTGTCGGTGACCGTGTAGGGGTGCTTAAAGAGGGGGTAATTCAGCAAATTGATACTCCTGAGCGTTGCTTTAGCTTGCCAAGTAATCGTTTTGTGGCACGCTTTTTAGGTGAGGCAAGTTTCATTGCCGGTAATTGTGTAGGTGATACAGCCACAACAGATATAGGCAATGCACCAGCAATCAAAATTGATCATGATGCAGCAAAGGTTGATGTATTGTTGCGCCCTGATGATGTGCATCTAATTAATAATGCTAATACAAATAACGGTGAAGTGACCTGGGTACGTTATGAGGGTGGCAGCCGATTATGCGCTGTTAAACTTGCATGCGATACTGTGGTGACAAGCCGTGTGAGCCATGAGGTGATAGTGCGCCCGGGTGATGCTGTGCATGTTTCAATCAATACAACCCATCCACTTGCGGTTTACGCAGCTTAAATAAAACTTTGTGTGCAGGTCAAATTGGCCTGCATTTTCATATCAGGGTAGGTCGGGCTTTAGTCCTTGATCATTCAAGTTTAAAGATTTGTCGCCATAAATGACGACTGACATAACAACGCTGGATCGCGTTAAACATCAGCCCTCAGCCATCAAACGCGATATAAAATCGCTGCTACTAGCAACTTGCTAACTTTACTCTTGTTCCTTGCTAACTTTCCCCTAGTAACCTGTAACTCACTCACTTTCTTCTAAACGTAAAAAGCCCGCCAGTAGGGGCGGGCTTTTGCTTTATAACAAGGTTAACTCGTTATTAGAATGTGTAACGTACACCTACACGCATTTCCCACACTGATGCGCTGCTTTGAGTTGCAGTTTTACCATTGTTAGGGGTAAAGTTTGAGTATACATAACGACCTTGGTCATCAAGGTCAACAGTCACCATGCTGTTACCAACAAAACTACCTTTCTTAAGTACGCCCCAGTCATCGTTTAACATGTTAGTTAAGTTATCGATAACGAAGAATACTTCACCTTTGTGACCAGGCATGAAACCAGGTAACTCTTGAGTCATCTTGAAGTTAACTTTCGTGAACCAATCAGCATTTTGACGGTTACGACCAGAGATTTGACCGCGTTCAAGGCCTTGAGCAGAAATCCATTGGTTAAACTCAGTTACTTCTTCAGGTGTCATGTTGTAAACAACGTTAGGATCATTCACTTCAGGGATATACATTAACTGACGACTACCGTTTGAGTTGTTATCACCCCAAACATCATTGTCTCTATCATTAAACGTGTAGCTGTAAGGTAGACCTTTATACGTTTCGCTGAATAGGTTGAAACGTGTGTTGTAACCATCAAACAACTCAGTTGTGTAACCTAATGTCATAGTAAAGCGATGTGGGATCTCGTAATCAGATGTGTGTGCACCCGGGTTAGTCGGATCGTATGTCGCTAAGTTACCATAGTTTGAGCTCGCTACCGAGCTTGTCATAGGGTTAACATCAGTTGAGTCAGTGTAAGCGTAAGCTAGTTGTAAGCTAATGCCGTTATCAAAGCGTTTGCTCATCGCAGCAGAGATAACATGCGACTCACCACTGTCGCCACTCACATTAGTAAGTAATAAGTCACCGCGACGACCTTCTTTAGACTTAAGAATTGGACGACCATCAAACGTTGTTTCACCAGAATCTTGTAACGCGATATCTTCTAGGAATGCAGCATCTTTACGTTTAGTGAATAAGTAATCTAGTGAGAATACGTACTCATCTTCAGTTGTGTATGTTGCACCCACTGAGTATTTCCACTCTGATGGCATTTCGAAATCAGGGTCAACAGCGTTTACAGATGAATCACCTGAACCAATAACTGTGTTTGCAACTTCATCATACATATCTTGTGGAACTTCGTAACCTGGCGTACCACCGTTAACGTTTGGCGTATTGAATAAATCGATACCGCCCGAACGGTAAGCACTGATATTAGTAATACCATCGTTAGAGTATGAGTTAGATAACCATACGTTCGGGTTACCACCAGAGAATAAGCCAACACCAGCGCGTACTTCTAATGCATCCGTTGCGTACCATTCAAAACCAACACGTGGTTGAATTAAATCGATACCATCGAATGTTGCTTGGTTGCTGAAACCGTAGCGATTAGTAAAGTTTTCATTGTAGTTTGGTTTGTCGTCACTTGTGTATTTGTCGTAACGAAGACCAAATGTTAATGTTGCATCTAAATCTGTGAAGCTGTACTCATCTTGTACATAGAAAGTGTGTTGTGCGTATGAGAAGTTAGCAGCTGCGTCAGTTGGGTTGTTTGTACCCGCTGCATTGTTATAGTAGATACGGTCTGCTAAACCTGCTTCAAAATCATTAACTGATTTAAAACGCCACTCACCTTGCGTATGCTGAACGAATTGGTTGAATACGTCTAATTCTTCAAACTCATATCCAGCAGTAATTGTGTGTTGATCAAGGTAATAAGTACCTGCAATTTTTGCTGTTACTGTTTCGTAGCTAAGAGCATTAGATTGACGAGAGTCATCTGGGCCAATATAGATTGTACCACCATCAGCAGTACGAATTTGCATCTCACCGAAGCTACTTGCCGCATCTAAAGAACGTACAGTTTGGTCAAGCTCAGATTTACCTAGACGAACCTCAGTTGAAAATTCATCAGACCAATCTGAGTAAAGTGAACCAATGATTGATGTAAATTCAGCACTTTGCTTGAAGAAGTGATTATCTAAAGTAACAGTGTTGCTGTAAGCATCCGATTGAGACAGTGTAAAACCATCATTGTAGTTATAGATTAAGTTTGCACGGTGATCGTCGTTGATGTTCCAGTCTAACTTAACTAAGATTTTTTCATCTTCAACTGGTGCGCTTGATGGCATTCCACCTGCGTCATAACCGTAAACGTCTTGAGCAATTTGCTGTACACGAGCAACATCTGCCGCTGAAACACTACCAGTGTCTAAACCGCCGTAGTTGTACTGTTTAACACCTTCAAGTTTTTCGTAAGATGTGAATAAGAAAAGGCTATCTTTAATAAGTGGTAAGCCAACGTTGAAGCCATAACGTTTTTCAGTGTAATCACCGTTGTCGTAGTCTTCACCTTCGATTTTGTCGCCTTTCATTGAATCATTTGTGTAATCGAAGAACATACCACCGTGTACTTCGTTACCACCAGATTTAGTAACTGCGTTAATGTTACACGATGTGAAACCACCGTATTGAACATCAAAAGGCGCTAGTTCAACGGCAACCTGCTCGATTGAATCGAAAGAGAAAGGAGCACGAATTGTCGGGTAACCGTTTGAGCTTAGACCGAAGTTATCGTTCATACGAACGCCGTCTAGCGTTAAGCTGTTGAAACGTGGGTTACCACCACCACAGTTGATTGAACCGCGGCTATCATCGATTGTTACACGTGGGTCAATACGAACGATGTCACGTAAGTCACGGTTGATGGCTGGTTGGTTTTCTAAATCTTCAAGTGTGAAAGTCGCAGCAGGACCTGTGCCACCAGACATACGGCTGATAGGACGACCTGTAACAACGATTTGTTCGATGTCTGATTGCGGCTCTAACGTAACATTAACAGGGTAGTCAGCACCAACTTGTAGGTTAATGTTGTTGAAAGTTTGATCTGCAAATACGTCAGAATCTACAACAACGCGGTAAGGACCACCTACGCGTAGGCCTTTAGCTGTGAAGTAACCCGCATCGTTCGTTTCAGTTTCTTTAGTTGAACCTGAAGGTAAGTGAACGATAGTAATCTTAGTGCCAGCAGCAGGGTTGCCGCTAGGACCTTTGATTTGACCCTTGATAGCAGATGTTGTTTCATTTGCTAACGCTGCACCACTCACACCAACACATGCTGCAATAGCAAGTGATAGAGCTGTTTTGCGGAGTTGGATTTTCATTATGTTATTTCCCGTGTTAGAGGTTATGTTTCATTTATAGTTTGCTGTCAGTTGGCATCTTAAGTGCCTTTACTAACGGTTTTGCTGATTTATCAAATAAACTATTTAATAAACCGGCCAATCTTATCCCGCCTTGCTGTAGGCGAGTTTTAACAATTGGTAAGTTTTTATAGATATAACTATAACTTACGTTTGTTTCATTTTCTTTATAGATTGAATTTGCAATATTATGTGATTCGATTAACCAATCGCTTGGTGAACTGGTAAGGTAGTCCATTATCAACGCTTGATTTGTTGTATTTATAAATTGCGCAAATTCAGTATAGGACAAATTTTCATTTTCAATGAGTTTTGAGTCCCATAGGCTATGTAAATTGGTATCTTGCCCGAAGAATGTGACAGAAATATTGTTGCCGCCACGATCTTCACTGCGACCTGCATGGAATGGTTGGTGACTATCACCAACAAGATGAACTAAAAAGCGTAAAGCAAACTGTTTTTCTGCAAGTGATGCTTTTTGGTTTTGTAAAACTGAAATTGAATATTCCATCCCTTCAAGGATGTCAGACACTGTGTCTTTATTGTGGTGGGCATGAGAGTCGAAATGGGGATCAGCATCACCCTCTTTGAAATTGATGTAATGCCAGCGAGATGACTTTTTTTGCCAAAATTTCTCAGGGGCAGAGCGCATTTCATCGGCCCAAGTGGCAATTTGAGGGAGTGACTCGCCATCAAGTAAAGGAATTAATGCTTGCCTCGTGGTGTCAGTAATATGCTTAGATGCAATTTCACCAACAATACGATGACCATTTTGTCCCCATGCATTAGCCGGAGTACTTAACACCGCTGAAATAACAGGTGTCGATAACAGCAACATCTTTATTGTTTTTTGTAACATTGACTCAGTGTCCAAAAATGAATGTGCCCTGAAGCACGATTACTTGGTGCTAATTCTCCTGAATTTTAAAACAAATAGAAAGGACTCAATAAGATTCATAATTTCTTGTTCATATATATTTAAAAACAATGAGTTATTTATTTCAGGTAAAATTACCTGTTGTAATAAGTAAGAATAATTGTTCAAATAGAGGCAAGGGTGCGTTGTTGGCTATAAAAATTGAATTTAAGAACAATACTAATAAAAAAATCTTTGATTGTTACATTTTTGTTTCTGTCGTTTGGCTTGTTTTGTTTTGTGGGAATTTTACAAGCAAATAAGCCTATATCTGATATCGATACGTTTATTGAAACTTCTTTTCAATGTGATACTAAATCTGAGGTTAATCTTAATGAACTTGTCGTATATTCATCTGGTAAACGGCTAGCTGAAGATGTCGCGTTTTCATTATGTCAAGACGACACTATCAGTAAGCAATATGGCAAGGTTACCTCTTATTGGGGTTACAAGACATCTGATACAGTTGAGTTTTTGGGTAAAGGATTAGCAGATTTGATCCTCGCAAAAGAAAACTTAATTAACGCTTTTATGGCAGAATCAACTTACAACTATAAAGCCGTTGTTGGTTTTCCTGATTACACCGCCTACTTTATTTCAAGCAAAGAAAAGCCGCGGCTAGATAAAAGTTATTTTCTTGACAAACGAATTGGCCTTTTAGATTACCCTACAAGCCGTTCTGGTCATATTTTGCCGAAACAGTTGTTTAAAAAGTTAGATATTAATTTAGAGAATTTAGACATTACCTATGCTGGCTCTCATTCAGAGCTGAGAGAATTACTAGCAAGCGGTAAAGTTGATCTAATTTCTTCTTATTGGCAAGACATAGACCAGCAACGTTTTTCAATCAATTATATTACTCCCATCAGTGACAACATTAGTGGCAGCCGTTGGTACCTTAAAATGCAAGATGAAAACACAGATCTTCTCTGTGCTGTTCAAAAACGTTTAATTGATTTAGCGCATGACCAAAATTCTCATTATTTCAATCACGTTCAATCATTCTTTAACTGTAAAACGCAACACTCGTTGCGAATTAATGCTGAGGTAAACAATGCTACCAATTAGAGTAAAGCTAATTTATGGTTGTTTATTCTTCGTTATTTGTCTGGTCTTATTTGGTAGCTATATTCTTGCAAAAGCGGTTAAGTCAACAGAGAATAATCAATTAAGCTTGGCAAATATAGAGAAGCGAATCGCCTTAGATTTAACTCATTTAAACCTTCCTGATGACTTTTTAAAGCATTCTGGTAGTAAAGAGGCTGTTATTGACTACCTTGCTAAGCTTAATTCGCAGCTCAAAGAAACCCCGATTTTTGTTTATTCCATCGAAGGAATTACAGAGTTTCCAGCAAGAGCAGATCTGATTGAAAAGCAACTTCAAACACCACAAAAAGTTTTTACTATTAGTTTTGTTATTAATAACAATATTTTAAATAAAAATGATATTGCAGTATTTATTTTGGTATGTTTGTTTTCACTTGCGATTAGTTATTTATTCTTCTTAAGTGAACGCACAAAATTACAAGTTGCAAAACAACTTCCTGAACCTGAACCGAATAGTAAAACAAAACCTATTTTGATTGTCGATCTTCAAAATAAAACATTGGCAGCAAATTGTAGCCCTGATAAACCTGTTGCATTAGCCAATAAGCCGTTATGTTTTTATTTGGCTTTGGTTGAGTTTTGTACTGAAAATCCTGATGTAGTGCTCAATCAGAATAAGGATGTTCCTGAAGAGTTACTTACACTTGCTAATAAGTATTTTTACCGGTTAGTTGAATTAGGTCATACAGTCCGTAAAAGACCAAATTTTACCAATAGTTTAGAAAAAACCTTGAGTGAAATCCGCGCTGCGCTTGATGATGTTTGGCAAGATCAACCAGAAGTTAAAGATGTTTATTATCCACCGAAAGCGCATGGTGAAGGTTCGCGTTCACGTTTACATCATTATGGATTAAAGAACATAACGTTAGAAAATATTGAAGTGATAGGTAAGTAAAACTAAAAAAGGGAAGTCATTGACTTCCCTTTTTACTTTTAATTTGTTTATTTAGGCGCGAAGTCGGCCGCTTTAACAGGACTATTTTGCTCAAAGAAACGTTTTAATGCCTGTGCGTCAGTATCATCTGTACTGACAAAGCCTTCTTTGTTTGTAAGAGTAGGGTAGCCATCACCACCTGAGGCGTTGTAGCTGTTAATACTCATACGATATGTTTTCGTCATATCAAGTGGTTTACCAGCAATTTTAACATCAGATAATGTGTCGTTTTCACGCTTAAAGCTTAATTTATAATATTGTAAGTAAGCACCTGAATCAGGTGGGAAAGAAGTCACAACAGATAGGTAATCAAATAATGCCTTCCCGGTCATATCAATATAGGTGATACGGTTTTTAAAAGGGTGAACTTTTAAAATGTCTTTATAGCTCACATCGCCAGCTTGAATGCTATCACGAATACCACCGCCACTTATTATACCAAAATCAGCACCAACAGATTGCATTTGTGCAGCAATTATTACCCGTGCTAGGTTTACTTGCTGGTAACGAACTTTGTTACGGTCACCCTCTAGCTTTTCATCAACTGCACCAATCTTTCCAGCAATTTGCGCTGCCCCTTTTGCTTGATAAACAGAAAGTACATCTTGTAAGTTTTTGTTTGGTTCGATGTAATCAGCTGCCAACTTTTTATTGCCGTTTTCATCATTGATATAAAGATTTACCGGAATAAGCGCGTAATTAAGTAGTGTTAGTTGACCATTTTCTAATTTGAATTCAGCTTTACCAACATATTTACCCCACTCATGTGCTTGCATGATCCAAGTACCATTTTGTTGATCTGGCTTACACTCTTTGCCTGGTATAAAACTCTCATCTGCAACGTTGGCTTCTTTCATACAGACCGGTTCTTGTGAATGCCCACCAACAATTATGTCAAGTGTACCCTTTGGTAGATTACGAGCCATTGTTACATCACCCGGTGCATTAATGCCAAAGTTTGCATCAA
Protein-coding regions in this window:
- a CDS encoding S1/P1 nuclease, giving the protein MLQKTIKMLLLSTPVISAVLSTPANAWGQNGHRIVGEIASKHITDTTRQALIPLLDGESLPQIATWADEMRSAPEKFWQKKSSRWHYINFKEGDADPHFDSHAHHNKDTVSDILEGMEYSISVLQNQKASLAEKQFALRFLVHLVGDSHQPFHAGRSEDRGGNNISVTFFGQDTNLHSLWDSKLIENENLSYTEFAQFINTTNQALIMDYLTSSPSDWLIESHNIANSIYKENETNVSYSYIYKNLPIVKTRLQQGGIRLAGLLNSLFDKSAKPLVKALKMPTDSKL
- the ushA gene encoding bifunctional UDP-sugar hydrolase/5'-nucleotidase UshA, yielding MRFFLSSFLLLTLAACSSSTHTDSVQYLTLLHTNDNHGRFWHNEQGEYGMAARKTLIDQLRADAKAKGHAVLLLSGGDINTGIPESDLQHAEPDFKGMSIIGYDAMAIGNHEFDNPLAVLDQQQKWSNFPFLSANIIDKATGETRYQGYKIFEKNGLKIAVIGLTTTDTAKIGNPQYIGNLEFKDPTAVTAKLAPEIDKQYNPDITIAVTHMGHYVDANFGINAPGDVTMARNLPKGTLDIIVGGHSQEPVCMKEANVADESFIPGKECKPDQQNGTWIMQAHEWGKYVGKAEFKLENGQLTLLNYALIPVNLYINDENGNKKLAADYIEPNKNLQDVLSVYQAKGAAQIAGKIGAVDEKLEGDRNKVRYQQVNLARVIIAAQMQSVGADFGIISGGGIRDSIQAGDVSYKDILKVHPFKNRITYIDMTGKALFDYLSVVTSFPPDSGAYLQYYKLSFKRENDTLSDVKIAGKPLDMTKTYRMSINSYNASGGDGYPTLTNKEGFVSTDDTDAQALKRFFEQNSPVKAADFAPK
- a CDS encoding TonB-dependent receptor, with protein sequence MKIQLRKTALSLAIAACVGVSGAALANETTSAIKGQIKGPSGNPAAGTKITIVHLPSGSTKETETNDAGYFTAKGLRVGGPYRVVVDSDVFADQTFNNINLQVGADYPVNVTLEPQSDIEQIVVTGRPISRMSGGTGPAATFTLEDLENQPAINRDLRDIVRIDPRVTIDDSRGSINCGGGNPRFNSLTLDGVRMNDNFGLSSNGYPTIRAPFSFDSIEQVAVELAPFDVQYGGFTSCNINAVTKSGGNEVHGGMFFDYTNDSMKGDKIEGEDYDNGDYTEKRYGFNVGLPLIKDSLFLFTSYEKLEGVKQYNYGGLDTGSVSAADVARVQQIAQDVYGYDAGGMPSSAPVEDEKILVKLDWNINDDHRANLIYNYNDGFTLSQSDAYSNTVTLDNHFFKQSAEFTSIIGSLYSDWSDEFSTEVRLGKSELDQTVRSLDAASSFGEMQIRTADGGTIYIGPDDSRQSNALSYETVTAKIAGTYYLDQHTITAGYEFEELDVFNQFVQHTQGEWRFKSVNDFEAGLADRIYYNNAAGTNNPTDAAANFSYAQHTFYVQDEYSFTDLDATLTFGLRYDKYTSDDKPNYNENFTNRYGFSNQATFDGIDLIQPRVGFEWYATDALEVRAGVGLFSGGNPNVWLSNSYSNDGITNISAYRSGGIDLFNTPNVNGGTPGYEVPQDMYDEVANTVIGSGDSSVNAVDPDFEMPSEWKYSVGATYTTEDEYVFSLDYLFTKRKDAAFLEDIALQDSGETTFDGRPILKSKEGRRGDLLLTNVSGDSGESHVISAAMSKRFDNGISLQLAYAYTDSTDVNPMTSSVASSNYGNLATYDPTNPGAHTSDYEIPHRFTMTLGYTTELFDGYNTRFNLFSETYKGLPYSYTFNDRDNDVWGDNNSNGSRQLMYIPEVNDPNVVYNMTPEEVTEFNQWISAQGLERGQISGRNRQNADWFTKVNFKMTQELPGFMPGHKGEVFFVIDNLTNMLNDDWGVLKKGSFVGNSMVTVDLDDQGRYVYSNFTPNNGKTATQSSASVWEMRVGVRYTF